From the Bos javanicus breed banteng chromosome 7, ARS-OSU_banteng_1.0, whole genome shotgun sequence genome, the window CCTGGTTCTCCAGGcccacagccactgaagcccagATCACAGGCTTCGGCCGCCCCAGGTCCCTCCAGCTTTATTGCTCTGCCCCAGCAGGCCTGcttttcatcttttgttttgtGCTTGTAGAGGAAAAGAGCAGTGGGTTCCGGTTGAAGCCGCCGACGCTGATCCACGGCCAGGCCCCCAGTGCAGGTGGGTGTCTGCTGTCGAGGAGGCGAGCGGGGCAGCAGCCTCCCAAGTGCCGGTGCACGCTGGGCTCCCTCTCCGGACACTTGAGCACCGAGAGTGCCCTCAGATCAGGAGGTGCTCCATCCAATGAGCCCGCtgcccagaggaggaggaggcggggaAGGATTAGGCTCGGCTCGGGGTGGGGCATTCAGGCTCTGTGCACGGCAGTCCTCGGTCATTGGACTATCTCCCCAGAGCATTCTGGCCACAGCGTTAACCTAGAGTAGCAAAGTGGCCATGAGTGAGCAGGGCCCAGGCTCACTCATGTGGGTAGCCCGTCCAGGGCCGGGGACGTTCTCCTGGTCCTTGCCCCATGTTTGGCAGAGGGATCTTCTCAACGTGGCATTTTGAGAAGCACATGTAAGGAGTACCTTTACGTGACCTCTTGTGGAGTCCTAAACTCTGAGAGGTCAACCATGGCTTCACTGCTTTCCCCTCACCGTCTGCCCTTGACCCGCAAGACCAGCTGTCCTTTGGTTCCCCTGTAGTGTTAACCATACTCCCTGGATTAATCTACAGGCAAGATCTGTTTCACGGAGTGTTTTATTGAACCGCGTATAAAAAGAACAATGGCTGGAATGTGTGTGCCTAACTGTAAAGAAAATagcttgaattttctttctttactgtacTTCCTGTAAAGCCCAGCCTAGGAGGGACGTCgcgtgggggcagggggcacttCTATAACTGCCTGagcgtgggggcggggggcacttCTGCCCATGGGGTCGGAGGGACCAGGGCAAGCCAGCCTATGTCACCAGGTCTGCCGAGCCAAAAGCCCAAGGAGCAGCAGCGCAGTGTGCTTCGCCCGGCGGTATTGCAGGCCCCGCAGCCAAAGGCGCTCTCACAGACAGGTGAGTCACAGCCCCCAGGCCAAACTCGCACAGGAGGGCAGTCACTGTCCCTTGCTGCCGCGCCGAGGCTCCCAAGAGCTGGGTCCCACCCCGGGCACGCAGCTCAGGACTGGAGGGGTGACCGATTAGAGGTCTTCTCACCTCACTCCCCACCTCGAGATGTGACTCCTAAACCGTGTTTCCGTTACATCCACATACCCGGTGTGGTTTGAAGTTGATCTGTAATTTTTTAATCATGATAGGCTTTTCTTCTTAATCTTTCCCTGCAATTTAAGAACTCCTCATCGGGAGCAATGCCACAACCCACCTGGGAGAAGCAGTTGGTATTTATGAAGCATTTTAATTACATGGAAAACTGTTTGGTCTAACACTGAACAAAGCCAGATTTGAAGTTGTGCAAGTCACATGGTTGCAGCtatttaaaagggaaaagtgaaatgttagtcactcggttgtctgactcttaggaccccatggactgtagcccgccaggcgcctttgttcatgagattctctagccaagaatactagagtgggttgccatgccctcttccagggggtcttcccaacccagggatcagacccacgtgtcctgcattgcaggtagattctttactgtctgagccgccagggagaGGAGTGCATAGAAAAAAGACTTCATTAGTAAAActagttttataaaatttataattattctcCAAATACATTCTCTGTTTTCCTCCGTAGTGGTAGTATGtctaaataaactgaaaattcaCAGGGTTCTTCATAGAATTACAATAATAGATTCTCAGTTTTGTGAGGTTTTCGTTTGGTATTTGGGTTTTTCTAACCTAAGAATTTCATTTTCAGTATTGATTCcatatcatttttctttaagcatgttatcttttcagttttcttgctgcactctgtagcatgtgggatctgagttccccaactgggaatcaaacctgggccccgtACAATAGAAGCACAgggtcctaaccgctggaccccCAAGGAAGTTACAGAtcctctcctttaaaaaaaagaccctCCACTGTTGGGCCCCAGTGGTGGGCAGGGGCAGTAGAGGTGGTCCAACCTCTGAGACGCCCTCCGTCTTTTTTTCCCACAGTCCCGAGTAGCGGCACCAACGGGGTCAGCATCCCAGCAGACTGCACGGGGGCAGCAACATCAGCCTTACCTGACAACCCAGCCCAGAGAAGTCCATCTGATGAGACGCCAGCACTTGAGGTCTGTCCTCGACGGGGCAGGGAGCGTGCCACATGTGAGGCCTCTCGGGGTATAGCTGAGCACGTGGGCTCTAAGCCACTTTGGGCCGTGTCTGAGCTGGCCTGTATTCAGGCTGCCTGATTTGCCCAGAGGGATCCTTGGGTAACCCCAGCTGACTGGCCAAGTCGCCAGGCTGCCAGGACCCCATGCTTGGTTCTGAGGGAAATGGACCACGAGCAGGGCTGTGCTGCTAAGGGGGCCTGCGGCCCTCCACAGAAAGCTGTCTCCTCACCCTCTCACACAGCCAAGCAGCTCCTAGGGATTCGTACACACGCTCTGCTTCTGGTGGCAGAAGTGTGCCTGGGTGTTGGCTCAGAAATcgttttttagaaaagaagacgAGTTCTGGGATTCTATAGGCCAGATGTATTTCCCGGTAGCATTGCACAGCATCTGGAAAATACAGGACATTTAACAAAGAGCCTGCATTTGTGGTTGGCAAGTCGGACCTGAAACTCGAGCTGCAGTCACACATAACCCGAGGATCCACGTGCAGAGACCACTTGCACCCATGTGTTTATTTCCACTCCATCCATTTGGGCAGATACAATGCTGCCTGGGCTTCTCCACCTCCCCGCCCACGCCCCCTACCCCCACCGGATGTTGAGGCTCAAATGGGGAAAATGAGCATGTGCAATTCAGTCTTCATACGTCCCTGAGCCCCCCACCCTCCAACCACAGTTGGCAGAATTGGAAGAGGAATCGTTCCCATAGCCTACAGCTTCTCAGAAACTGGTGGCCAGGGTCTCCAGGGCAGTGAGCTTGAGGAAGACCCAGAAGTGACCCCAGCCCACCCATCCTACTCCCCACCATGCTTCACCAGCATCCCCAGTGACAAGGGCACTGCCCAGAGCTTGCCCCATCCTAGGTGGTCTCCCCAGCACCCCCCCACCCAAGGGCCTGCACCACAGGATTCATGCTGAGCAGATGCAGGGGCATGAGACAGCTCATCTTGCATCCTAGGGCTCGGGTGTTCCTGCTTCTCAGCTAtcctgtttgcttgttttaaccAGGAGAAGTCCCAGAGAAATGAGTCTAGCAATGCTTCCGAGGAGGAGAACTGTGAGAAGAAAGAGCAGGGGGCCCAGCAGGCATTCGTGTTTGGGCAGAACTTGCGGGACAGAGTGAAGGTAGGTGGTTGGAGAGCCCGGTGAGCTGGGGACTAGTGAAGCAACCTGCCTGTGCCTCTCCCAGCTTCATTTTCCCAGAGATGGGGAGCAGGGCTGTGTCCAGGGTGGTACCATGCTGCACTGCTGGCCGcacgccacccccacccctgatGTGGAGCTCGGCAGGGCTCCCAGCAGCCAGCCCCCTCATGCTCCAGGAACAAGGTCAGGGAGGTGACTGAGCCCTGACAGCTGATGTTTTTACAGCGAAGGAACGAGCAGAATGTTAGTATCTGATGCTTTCAACGTCTCCAGAGACTCTTATCCTTACTGAAGAGTTTCTCAGCACTGGCAGTGTTTAGACTGGATCCTTCTTAGGCTGTTCCCCAGTGCCGCCCTCTGGATGCCTTTCCCTGCCAGTGCTGACCACGGGAAGCATTCCCACTAGTGCTGACCATCCCCCGAGGGCTACATCACCCCCAGTGAAAGCTGCCGCCATTTGTTTTCAAGTAGGACAGCTGGGACATCACTTTGTTCTCTCCCCAGAAGGCAGCAGGCTCTGCCCCTCCTGGCTGCCCCCAGCTGTGTTGGTCTGCTCTGGGGGCTTTGAGTCGGGGGTGGGGAGCTTGTGGCCATGGCAGGGACTCTCAGTTGGGGACCGCGCTCTCTGGTCCTCTGGGAGACCTGTCCCAGCCCTGGGTGCAGAAGGTCCCTCTGCACCATGGACATCAGCTCATCTGGCAGGAGCTCCTGGAGGCTGGGTCTGGGGACACCAGTCAttgtcacaactggagagtagatGCCACTGATGCTAAGTAGgtggaggccagagatgctgacCAACACACTGCAGTGCCCAGGAGGCCCCTCCCCACTCGGAACCATCTAGGTGCGGGGTCAGTGATGTGGAGGGTGGGGAGCCCTGAAATGAGGAGACCAGAGTCTGGGGTGCAGGGAAGGTGTCCAGCCGCACTAGCTGCTTCCTTTGGTGCCCACTGTCCAGCAGAAGCATGGATGCCCCCAGAGACACAGAAGTAGGTGTTGATGTTGCACAGCTTCAGGCAAAATAACGAGTCCTTTGGCAGCTGCTCCCTTCCTGGAGCAGGAAGCAGGAAAAGAGAGACCTGGGCCTTCAGGTCGAGTCTTCCATGCTGCCTTGAGATTGGGGTGGGGCAGCGTCTCATGGAGGCCCCTGGGTCTCAGGGCCACATCCCAGCTTCTGCATGGGGAGTGACTTGAGGTGTGGTTTcttaacccctctgagcctctgcttcctctttCAGAACATGGTCGCTAACACCCACCTCACAGTGTTCCCAGGAGAATTGCATTGGAGAATGTGTTTAACCAGGGCATCACGACAGTTAGCTTAAAAGAAGCCTCGAGAAATGAGGCTTCTGTTTATGATGAAccctttaaaatatgaaatttgtaCATGATCTATGATCTCTTGGTACAGAAGCATTGGTGGAAAATGCCAACAGGTTGCCAGCctgagttttttttaaacagaggagAAAAGGCTGCCCAGCACCTCATGGGCTGTTTTTACATCTTAACTGTAACCCCCAGGACGCATGCATGTAGATGGAGCTGTGTGTCACACAGGGCATGTACAGATGGGCTGAGCTGCTGAGGCCCTGAACATGCCATCCCCTGAGCAGTGTTTCCTCTCATTTCCCAGTTGATCAATGAGAACACTGAAGTGGCAGACATGGAGAACGCCGGACACCCCAGTTCAGAGACGCCAGCTGCGACCAACTACTTCCTTCAGTACATCAGCTCCAGGTGTGCGCCTCGGGCTGGTGCCTAGCCTTGCTCGGGGAAGCCTCTGCCTCAGGGGGCCCACGGTCACCCGCTGTCCCTGGACCAGCCCAGTCCTTCCTCGGGAGGGGGGGGGGCCCAGGCAGCCAAACTGCAGTCACCTCCAGCCCTCCTTCCCTACTTGGTGGAGGTGTGGAGGGTCCAGGATTGGGGGCCAGGGCGGGAGGCACTGCAGTGGACAGTGAGGCAGGACTGCAGTCCTGTGGGGTTGTCCAGCCCATCCTGGGAGTGATCTCTGTCACCAGGTGCTGGATCCGGACTCCCTGTTGGCGCTGCTGGCGGGGGCGTTCACCCGCAGCCAGGCTGCTGGGGTGTCTGGGGAGGAAGGCACACCCTGCCTGGGAGTCGGGCCAGCAGGGCAGGCACCGTGCAGACGCCAGCCTCCAAGAGGCCTGGCGGGAACAGTGACCTGCTGTTCAGCAGCCGGGCCCCCAGTTAGTGGAGCACATCAGTTATTTTAAGACATGTTTTATGCACCTCAGTGTTTCCCACATTGGGAGGCGTGTGCAGCCTATGATGTCTTAATCTGGATGAAGTGTGACGGCCATAGCAGCGGCCATTTGCCGAGAGCTCCCCAAGGGCCATCGTTTGTCACCCCCCCGCAGCCTGGTAGGAGGTGTCACCTCCTTGGTGTGGGGCCGGGGGAAGGGCCCAGAGAGCTGCAGCACGTCTCGGGGGCATGTCTTCGGGGAGTGGGCAGATGGCCCTTGCACTCCGCCTCTCTGTGGTGCCCTCctatgggggtgggggaatgggCGTCCGCTGTGTCACACAGTGACTGAGCAGTTGGTGCCAGGCAACTGGAGCCAAGGCTTCCTGTCTGCCTCCTGGTGGGGCCCAGCCCAGAGCCTGTGGGGGCCTGCCCCTGGCGAGGCAGACCGGCCCACTTGGCCTTGTGGGGCCTCGGCTGCTTTCCACTCCAGCCGTGCACATTGTGTGTGCGGGCGTGCACGCCGCTGGCCCTGTGCCCCTGCTGCCCACACTCACTCAGAGTGCGTCTCCTCTGCAGTTTGGAGAACGCAACCAACAGTGCTGACGCCGCCAGCAGCAAATTCGTGTTTGGCCAGAACATGAGTGAGCGCGTGCTGGTGAGTGACCCGGTGAGGACGATCCTTGGGGCCCAGAGACTTTCAGAGCCACCCGCAGGTCACAGGGGCACGGGGGTGTGCCTGCTGTGTCATGTCCTGTGACATTAGAGTGCTGTCTTTTGCTGAGTAACAGAAAGAAGACCCAACTCAGACTCAGCCTAAACAGCGTGCAGGGGCAGGAGGGACAGACCTGGCGGCCCAGGGAGGCTGTGCAGGAGCCTGGGTTGCGCTTCCTGTCATTACTCATCTCAGGGCAGGGTGGGGACAGCTGTCGGCCAGAGCACTCAGCTGTGTGCTGCTGGGATCACCACAAGCCACCTCTGACGCCAGGGGAGGGTGGCCCCACCTGGACTGTGAGGCCACAGCACGGAGAGGGTGGTAGGGATGGCAACCTCGGACAGGCCCCCACAGTGTCCCCTGCACCCATAACACACAGCACCCTCGGGTCATCTTCTGGCCCAGGATGGGCTTCTAGAATTGTCACCTGcttccttatttttttccttttattccccCAACCATACATTCCCACCCCCGTTGTGTCCATTTGTGAGGGTGGCTCAGGTGCTGTCGGGGGCTCACCTGACTCCTGGCACCTTGGTCTCTGTGTTTATTATGCTGAGGAACTCTCTGCTTCTTTTCTTGAGTATCAGCAGTGTCCTTTTTTGATTACAATGAAGTAGTCAAAGAATTGCCTCACAGACCAAGGTGACCAGGTGGCCTGTGGTCAGTTGGTGGCCCCCGCCTCCGGGTGATGCCACAGAGGCTCCAGAGGCAGTTCACATACAACGTCCAGGATAGGCCTGTGTCTAGGGTGTCGTCTGAGGATGCTCGGTGAGCGCTGAGTGGAGAGGGACTGGGTCTGGGCAGGTCCCCAGGCTCCAAGAGGGAAGCTGGCCGAGAGAAACCCTCTGCCCAGAAGAGAACGTGCCGAGAGCCACCTCCCAGCAGAGGGGCCTCCTGTCCGCAGCAGTCAGCCCACTGGGACCACCTCCCCACATACCCACCTTCTTCTGTATACCTTCACTGCCCACAGAGCCCGCCCAAGTTAAATGAACTCAGCTCAGACGCCAACAGAGAAAACACAGCGGCAGAGTCCGGATCTGAGTCCTCGTCCCAGGAAGCCACTCCTGAGAAAGGTAGGCCTTGGTCCTGTCCAGGAGGGTGGCCAGGGACACTGTGAACCCCAGCCCTGGGTGCTGGCATCCAGTTAGCAGAAGGGGGCTTGGCCAGCTTAGGACAGCCAGGCCCAGGCACTGCCTGGTGACCCAGAATGGGATGAGGTGTCTGTCCCCAACCGAGGCAGCTGAGGGGGTGCTCTTCAGCACCCTCAGAGGTCTCGCTATCTTCTGTTCTGCCCGGAGCCAGGAGAGTGGGAACTGGAGCTGTGCTGGCCGCTCCCAGCAGAGTCACAGGGTGCATTAGCAGGGTCCCCTGTGGGCCAAGGTGTGGCTCCCAGAGGCACTGGCCCCCTTGGGGTGTCCCATGAGGTACACCATCCCCCCCAACCAAGTCAGTAGTCAATGTCGTCTAGCTAATCACATTGCAGAGTCCCTGGCCGAGTCGGCAGCCGCCTACACCAAGGCGACAGCGCGGAAGTGCCTGCTAGAGAAGGTGGAGGTCATCACCGGGGAGGAGGCCGAGAGCAACGTGCTGCAGGTGAGTGCCTACCTGCTTGTGGTGCCGGGCGCTAGAGCCACACGGCCTGTCTCAGGACAAGTTAGAGACCTGAAACAGACACTTGTTCCTGCCGCCCCTTAGCAGCTGTGACTGTCTTGTCCCAGTGTCCTCCTCTTAGCCCAGACTTCACGGCCCTCCTGCCACGTCCCCACAGTCCTCCCCTCCTGGGACAGCAGGTCCAGGGCGGTAGGGCTCCATCTGCCCTTCATCCTTCCCCACGTACCCGAGTGTGTGTCTGTAAACCACAAACATGTGGCATTGGGGAGTTTTCTGTGGTACTGCTTATCCCTACTCAGATTCATTTTACTGTCAAGAGATGTTGACTTATGAAGATCTACAGACTTCTCTCTGTAAAGGGTCGCTTACGGTCTCTGTTGcacttttttaaacataaaacagcTTTGATGAGATACAGTGCACATACTATGAAATTCAccttttttaaagtgtacagttcagtggatTTTAGCACATTCAGAGAGTTGTACAAATGTCATCACTACTTTAGAACATTTTTGCCCCCAAAAAAGAAGCCTTATGCCCTTTGCCCTTCAGCAGTGATTTCCCcatccccccctcccccagcccctggcaaccacgaatcctctttttctctctgtggacGTGCCTGTTCTGGGTGTTTCGTGTCAGCAGACTCATACTGGGTTGTCTCTGGGGTTCGTCCCTGTTGGAGCATGTGTCAGAACCTCGTTCttcatgactgaatgactgtcCCCTGTACAAATGGACCATGGTTGCTCATCCCATCCCCTGTTGGTGGACACCTGCTTTGTTTCCACCCTGGGGGGATTAAGAATGATGCCCATGGACACTCACGTACAGCTTTCTCGGTGCACGCCTGCTTCACTCTTCTTGGGTAGATACTTACAAGTGGGATTTCTGGGCTGTGTGATAACTCCATGTTTAACACTTTAAAGGGCAGTTTTCCACAGCGGCTGCACCAGTTCCCATTCCCATCAGCAAGGTGTGAGGGTTCTGCTTTCTCCACATCTTCCAACACCTGTTTCATCTGTCCTTTGGTTACAACCATCCTAgtgagtgtgaagtggtatcacattgtggattttttttatttttatctttttatttacttggccgtgtcaggtcttagctgccctataacatgtaggatcttagttccccaaccaggggtgagCCCGTGTCCCCTGtgctggaagacagattcttaaccacaggaccaccagagaagtcccccacgttgtggttttgatttgcatttccatagtgatttttttttaatactcttctGAAAATGTAAAATCCATTCGAGCTTGAACGCAGGACAGAAAAGTGGCCAAGGCCAGATGTGTCCCCCGGGCCGTAGTTTGTTGAGCCTGGCGGTTCATGCACGCTCGCCTTGTGTTGCAGATCCAATGTAAGCTGTTTGTCTTTGACAAGACCTCGCAGTCGTGGGTGGAGAGAGGCCGGGGGCTGCTCAGACTTAACGACATGGCATCAACTGACGACGGGACGTTGCAGTCCCGACTAGGTGAGCTGTGGCCGGGTTCCCATGGAGGGCCTGGGGGATTCGGGGCCCCCGACGTGTGTCCATGGCCAGCCCTCAACCTGGGGGACCCATCCCACCCAGCCCAGAGGCTCCCACTACCAGTCCTTCTctgattctctttctgactgtgaaaatagataaaaagatTCAGCAgtttttgaacttatttttcGATAATAAAAGTGCCAGTTGTTTTATGgtaggaaaacaaagaaatcaaacatCAGCTAAAATTTCTTTATGAAAAAGGGAAATCCCTGCTGAGAACGTTTTGGTAGGTCTGTTCCTGCTCTGTGGCCCTTTTCTAAAGAAGTGGGGCGATCCTGTCTTGCTCTCTTCACTCTCTTTAGTGAGCGtgtttctttgttgttgcatTTGCCTTAAAACATGACTTAAAAAGTTCTTGAAAAACTTCCCATTAATATTCCACCGACTGAATAGCCATTTcccttttgatggacatttgggttcttAATTTTTCTTGGCTCATAAATAATGTTTCTTGTACCATTTT encodes:
- the RANBP3 gene encoding ran-binding protein 3 isoform X5 yields the protein MPQTLPSDQVPASALEACEPRTHPAGKACHCSARLCVSEGERTKDSDREDGNYCPPVKRERTSSLTQFPPSQSVSKNNVFMPSTFCEPSAGNSDSEPEEKSSGFRLKPPTLIHGQAPSAGLPSQKPKEQQRSVLRPAVLQAPQPKALSQTVPSSGTNGVSIPADCTGAATSALPDNPAQRSPSDETPALEEKSQRNESSNASEEENCEKKEQGAQQAFVFGQNLRDRVKLINENTEVADMENAGHPSSETPAATNYFLQYISSSLENATNSADAASSKFVFGQNMSERVLSPPKLNELSSDANRENTAAESGSESSSQEATPEKANHIAESLAESAAAYTKATARKCLLEKVEVITGEEAESNVLQIQCKLFVFDKTSQSWVERGRGLLRLNDMASTDDGTLQSRLVMRTQGSLRLILNTKLWAQMQMDKASEKSIRITAMDTEDQGVKVFLISASSKDTGQLYAALHHRILALRSRVEQEQEAKAPAPEPGTAPSNEDDSDDDDVLTPSGAPTGGAGDEGDGQTAGST
- the RANBP3 gene encoding ran-binding protein 3 isoform X9; translation: MADLANEEKPAIAPPVFVFQKEKGQKRSAGGSSPEGGEDSDREDGNYCPPVKRERTSSLTQFPPSQSEEKSSGFRLKPPTLIHGQAPSAGLPSQKPKEQQRSVLRPAVLQAPQPKALSQTVPSSGTNGVSIPADCTGAATSALPDNPAQRSPSDETPALEEKSQRNESSNASEEENCEKKEQGAQQAFVFGQNLRDRVKLINENTEVADMENAGHPSSETPAATNYFLQYISSSLENATNSADAASSKFVFGQNMSERVLSPPKLNELSSDANRENTAAESGSESSSQEATPEKANHIAESLAESAAAYTKATARKCLLEKVEVITGEEAESNVLQIQCKLFVFDKTSQSWVERGRGLLRLNDMASTDDGTLQSRLVMRTQGSLRLILNTKLWAQMQMDKASEKSIRITAMDTEDQGVKVFLISASSKDTGQLYAALHHRILALRSRVEQEQEAKAPAPEPGTAPSNEDDSDDDDVLTPSGAPTGGAGDEGDGQTAGST